In Solanum stenotomum isolate F172 chromosome 6, ASM1918654v1, whole genome shotgun sequence, one DNA window encodes the following:
- the LOC125868048 gene encoding trihelix transcription factor ASIL1-like, with the protein MYRRPNHTDYFSPSSFFSSSNPNSSTAVQQSNSAVAAASPSSPMSDDDLVASPSSNNNSPSPSQSPPPSSVKNELATLHPPPMIPPASTRPAAFPAREDCWSEAATHTLIEAWGSHYVELKRGNLRQKHWQEVANAVNALHGHSKKQFRTDIQCKNRIDTLKKKYKIEKARVSQSHSRYVPQWPFFNSLDVLIGDNFKPSPLPVTVAPRRKTPPLLPPPPSAVPVGPRSKRPAAVMEDAVSRRNFSAMAAAAAASEDSDEEEESETSSPATFTAGALSRRKESGALAEGCSRLAEAIGKFAEIYERVEDAKQRQMVELEKQRMQFAKDLEIQRMKLIMESQVQLEKLKRAKNSSQAGE; encoded by the coding sequence ATGTACCGTCGACCTAATCACACTGATTACTTCTCACCctcttccttcttttcttcatctaaCCCTAATTCCTCCACCGCCGTTCAACAATCCAATTCTGCCGTCGCCGCCGCCTCGCCGTCTTCTCCGATGTCCGACGACGATCTTGTCGCCAGTCCTTCCTCGAATAACAATTCTCCGTCGCCGTCTCAATCACCTCCACCGTCTTCTGTAAAGAATGAACTAGCAACTCTTCATCCACCGCCGATGATCCCGCCGGCGTCGACTCGTCCGGCTGCATTTCCGGCTCGCGAGGACTGTTGGTCGGAAGCGGCAACTCATACTCTGATCGAAGCGTGGGGTTCTCACTACGTGGAGCTGAAGCGCGGTAATCTCCGGCAGAAGCACTGGCAGGAGGTGGCTAACGCCGTTAACGCACTTCACGGCCACTCGAAGAAACAATTTCGCACCGATATACAGTGCAAAAACCGCATTGATACATTGAAGAAGAAGTATAAGATCgagaaagctagggtttctcAATCCCACAGTCGGTATGTCCCGCAGTGGCCATTTTTCAACAGCCTGGATGTCCTGATCGGCGATAATTTCAAACCGTCGCCGTTGCCGGTGACGGTCGCCCCTCGACGGAAGACACCTCCGTTGCTTCCTCCTCCACCTTCCGCCGTTCCGGTTGGTCCACGGTCAAAGAGGCCGGCGGCAGTCATGGAGGACGCTGTTTCCCGGAGAAATTTCTCTGCTATGGCTGCAGCTGCTGCTGCCTCCGAGGATTCAGACGAAGAGGAGGAGTCGGAAACTTCAAGTCCGGCGACATTTACTGCCGGTGCTCTAAGTAGGAGGAAGGAGAGTGGGGCATTGGCAGAGGGTTGTAGCAGGTTAGCTGAAGCAATAGGAAAGTTTGCCGAGATATACGAACGAGTTGAAGATGCTAAGCAGAGGCAAATGGTGGAATTGGAGAAGCAAAGAATGCAGTTTGCAAAGGATTTGGAGATTCAAAGAATGAAACTCATTATGGAGTCACAAGTTCAGCTTGAAAAGCTTAAACGCGCTAAGAACAGTTCACAAGCTGGTGAGTGA
- the LOC125868053 gene encoding protein CONSERVED ONLY IN THE GREEN LINEAGE 160, chloroplastic-like: protein MAVLNCYYLSVTSTATPKSQESASNSSPTQNLPTKVILPKKKPMKWSTGDAPGEYGGPPTTTKLRKYWGQNKDPLTSDDFIWNKEFMGRMKKYVQDPQEKDPVSPAKEESSGFLSLNRVMSLDSMDIDLTKKLITPSKPMLDAEVKESNASVSASQKWRPAPTRREQEKWDRAAKAATGGSEVLLRETRRSQEDPNILAARSEEQYLKLKDKLQFLTLGIGGVGIVSAYVSYSPEIAASYGAGLLGSLMYMRMLGNSVDSLRTDGPKALIKGAVGQPRLLVPVVLVMIYNRWNGILSAEYGLMHLELIPMLVGFFTYKIATFAQAIEEAVAIVGKKTET from the exons ATGGCTGTTCTAAATTGCTACTACCTCTCAGTGACTTCTACAGCCACACCAAAATCTCAAGAATCTGCAAGCAATTCATCTCCAACACAAAATCTACCAACCAAAGTGATTCTTCCCAAAAAAAAGCCTATGAAATGGTCTACTGGAGATGCACCAGGTGAATATGGAGGGCCACCAACTACAACTAAGCTAAGGAAGTATTGGGGTCAGAATAAAGATCCTCTTACCTCTGATGATTTTATTTGGAATAAAGAATTTATGGGTCGTATGAAGAAGTATGTTCAGGACCCTCAAGAAAAGGATCCTGTCTCTCCTGCAAAG GAAGAGTCATCTGGATTTCTTAGCTTAAACAGAGTCATGAGTCTTGACAG TATGGATATTGACCTTACCAAGAAGCTAATAACCCCTTCAAAACCTATGCTAGACGCTGAAGTCAAGGAAAGTAAT GCTAGTGTAAGTGCATCTCAAAAATGGAGACCAGCACCAACACGACGCGAGCAGGAGAAGTGGGATAGGGCTGCAAAGGCTGCAACTGGAGGCAGT GAAGTGTTACTCCGAGAAACAAGACGTTCACAAGAGGACCCAAATATTTTGGCTGCTCGGTCAGAGGAGCAGTATCTTAAG TTGAAGGACAAATTACAGTTCCTCACCCTTGGGATTGGTGGAGTTGGCATAGTTTCAGCCTATGTCTCCTATTCTCCTGAAATTGCAGCAAG TTATGGTGCTGGGCTACTTGGATCATTGATGTACATGCGTATGTTGGGGAACAGCGTGGATTCTCTTAGGACAGATGGACCCAAAGCGCTTATCAA GGGAGCGGTTGGGCAGCCAAGGCTACTGGTTCCTGTTGTTTTGGTCATGATCTATAACCGGTGGAATGG TATCCTTTCGGCGGAGTATGGACTCATGCACCTCGAGTTGATACCCATGCTAGTGGGGTTCTTCACTTACAAAATTGCAACTTTTGCACAAGCAATTGAGGAGGCAGTGGCAATTGTAGGGAAGAAGACAGAAACATAA